From one Paeniglutamicibacter psychrophenolicus genomic stretch:
- a CDS encoding TetR/AcrR family transcriptional regulator, with protein MSTAREDLTGRARLRDAAIECFAAHGFDESLRAIAARAGVSAGLVRHHFGSKEALRAECDATVLARYRALKNESLNTSPRQLFAQFPSSREGGILLVYILRSVREGGDAGRDFIEHMVAEALEFSRDAVERGIIVPSRDEEARVRFLVQQSIGAMVVSFAMRPELPLDDFGAVMDRYYAEAVLPTLELYTEGLFTSREYLDEYLAFLAGTKNPPAGLAGETVKR; from the coding sequence ATGAGTACAGCCCGTGAAGACCTGACCGGACGGGCCCGGCTGCGCGACGCCGCCATCGAGTGCTTCGCAGCGCACGGGTTCGATGAATCCCTGCGTGCCATTGCCGCCCGGGCCGGGGTCAGCGCGGGCCTGGTCCGCCACCACTTCGGGTCCAAGGAAGCGCTGCGCGCCGAATGCGACGCCACGGTGCTGGCCCGCTACCGCGCACTGAAGAACGAAAGCCTCAATACCTCGCCCCGGCAACTCTTCGCCCAATTCCCGTCCTCGCGCGAGGGAGGGATCCTGCTGGTCTACATCCTGCGCTCGGTCCGCGAGGGAGGGGACGCGGGAAGGGACTTCATCGAGCACATGGTCGCCGAGGCCCTGGAATTCTCCCGCGACGCCGTGGAGCGGGGAATCATCGTTCCCAGCCGCGACGAGGAGGCGCGCGTGCGCTTCCTGGTCCAGCAATCGATCGGCGCCATGGTGGTCAGCTTCGCCATGCGTCCCGAGCTGCCGCTGGACGACTTCGGCGCGGTGATGGACCGCTACTACGCCGAGGCCGTGCTGCCGACCCTCGAGCTGTACACCGAGGGGCTGTTCACCAGCCGGGAGTACCTCGATGAATACCTGGCCTTCCTGGCCGGAACCAAGAACCCGCCCGCGGGCCTCGCGGGAGAAACCGTGAAACGGTAA
- a CDS encoding ATP-binding protein: protein MPGTQNPFRPTFGRTPPELIDRDGTLEEFEYGLHIRSGVLGLLSIITGARGVGKTVMLNEAQDLAREQGWAVISETSTEGFLARIADAALLIDQELGDGPPARKVVSFTAGGFGLGTQLPRERQVEFRNLGARLLQRLDAHGTGLLITLDEIQDANRGELLQLAAVLQHWVREGLPVGFVCAGLPAAVSDILDEGVATFLRRADRIDLHSVAIRDVHDSYARQFSKAGISLPEGFLEEAATSTLGYPFLVQLVGYFLWKEAERGAGVVDLASARRAVAIALKRNVRMVVGPAIAKVSERDMDYLRAMSVDPGPSSTAMVAERMKASLQLASNYRARLIEAGLIETAGRGEVTYSIPGLREHLRGGA, encoded by the coding sequence ATGCCCGGCACGCAAAACCCGTTTCGCCCGACCTTCGGCAGGACGCCTCCGGAGCTGATCGACCGCGATGGCACGCTCGAGGAATTCGAGTACGGGCTGCACATCCGCTCCGGCGTCCTGGGCCTGCTGTCCATCATCACCGGGGCCAGGGGCGTGGGGAAGACCGTGATGCTCAACGAGGCGCAGGACCTGGCCCGGGAACAGGGCTGGGCAGTCATCTCCGAGACCTCCACCGAGGGCTTCTTGGCACGGATTGCCGACGCTGCCCTGCTCATCGACCAGGAGCTTGGGGACGGGCCGCCTGCCCGGAAGGTCGTTTCCTTCACCGCCGGGGGCTTTGGCCTGGGCACGCAGCTTCCCCGGGAACGGCAGGTCGAGTTCCGCAACCTCGGGGCACGCCTGCTGCAGCGCCTTGATGCACACGGCACCGGCCTGCTCATCACGCTCGACGAGATCCAGGACGCCAACCGCGGGGAGTTGCTGCAGCTTGCAGCCGTCCTCCAGCACTGGGTGCGTGAGGGATTGCCCGTGGGGTTTGTCTGTGCGGGCCTGCCGGCCGCCGTCTCCGACATTCTCGACGAAGGCGTGGCCACGTTCCTGCGCCGGGCCGACCGGATCGATTTGCATTCCGTTGCCATCCGCGATGTGCACGACTCGTACGCCCGGCAGTTTTCGAAGGCAGGGATATCGCTGCCCGAGGGGTTCCTGGAGGAAGCCGCCACCTCGACGCTTGGCTACCCGTTCCTGGTCCAGCTGGTCGGGTATTTCCTGTGGAAGGAAGCCGAGCGGGGGGCCGGGGTGGTCGACCTGGCTTCGGCCAGGCGGGCGGTTGCCATCGCCCTGAAGCGCAACGTCCGGATGGTCGTTGGCCCTGCCATCGCCAAGGTCTCGGAGCGGGACATGGACTACCTGCGGGCCATGTCCGTGGACCCGGGCCCCTCCAGCACCGCGATGGTGGCCGAGCGCATGAAGGCATCGCTGCAATTGGCCTCGAACTACCGCGCCCGGCTCATTGAGGCCGGACTGATCGAGACCGCGGGCCGCGGCGAGGTCACCTACTCGATTCCCGGGCTGCGCGAGCACCTGCGCGGCGGAGCGTAG
- a CDS encoding ABC transporter permease codes for MSSATALGRAARGTSVSTGSLAGVGTAVRFILRRNWLRLVIWAAVLAVMIPIVYGSQQEAFPTQAARDAYAQVANTPAVAAMTGLPYAAGSLGGILVIKIWMTLAVALGFASIFLVTRNGRADEETGRTELLRSAALGRHAYSVANYLVAGSLSVLTGLLVSLLCLSLALPTGGSWAMGASIAGTGLAFVAISAICGQLATTSRGANSLAVALLALFYFIRAGADLQANGTDPSALSWFSPIGWAQNMRSFGQDNWWPLLALLGLAVLGCALALRLGTRRDLGAGILPERGGPATASALLANPLGLVLRLQRSSLVGWFLGAVVAGLFFGSVAKAMTSVLDPNNPFAKSFVGAGHDMLDGVMGIFVLFNGLLAGAFAVQALAGARSEEESGRLESQLAGSLSRFSWLWAHVLVAGVGSAAMLLVGGYLTGVSSQGASTGGAMAAASFAYWPAVLLMLGVLLFCQGFIPRPSTGIAWAVYGLSVMAAMFGGLFSLSEDVIKATPFGAVPRLPAEDFALLPLVVLGVVALVLATIGFWRFRARDLMPE; via the coding sequence ATGAGCAGCGCAACAGCCCTGGGCCGCGCCGCACGCGGAACCTCCGTCTCCACCGGGTCGCTGGCCGGGGTCGGCACGGCCGTGAGATTCATCCTGCGCCGCAACTGGCTGCGGCTGGTCATCTGGGCGGCGGTGCTGGCCGTGATGATCCCGATCGTCTACGGCTCCCAGCAGGAGGCCTTCCCGACCCAGGCGGCCCGCGACGCCTACGCCCAGGTGGCCAACACCCCGGCCGTGGCGGCCATGACCGGCCTGCCCTACGCGGCAGGCTCGCTCGGCGGCATTCTGGTCATCAAGATCTGGATGACCCTTGCCGTCGCCCTGGGCTTCGCCTCGATCTTCCTGGTCACCCGCAACGGGCGGGCCGACGAGGAAACCGGGCGCACCGAGCTGCTGCGTTCGGCCGCCCTGGGGCGGCACGCCTACTCGGTTGCCAACTACCTGGTGGCAGGGTCGCTGTCCGTGCTCACCGGTTTGTTGGTCTCCCTGCTGTGCCTGTCCCTGGCGCTGCCGACCGGCGGGTCGTGGGCCATGGGCGCCTCCATCGCCGGCACCGGGTTGGCGTTCGTGGCGATCTCGGCGATCTGCGGCCAGCTGGCGACCACCAGCCGCGGGGCGAACTCGCTGGCCGTGGCGCTGCTGGCGCTCTTCTACTTCATCCGTGCCGGTGCCGACCTGCAGGCCAACGGCACCGACCCGAGCGCACTGAGCTGGTTCTCGCCCATTGGCTGGGCGCAGAACATGCGCTCCTTCGGCCAGGACAACTGGTGGCCGCTGCTGGCCCTGCTGGGTCTGGCGGTGCTTGGCTGCGCGCTGGCGCTGCGCCTGGGAACCCGGCGCGACCTTGGCGCCGGCATCCTGCCCGAGCGCGGCGGCCCGGCAACCGCCTCGGCGCTGCTGGCCAACCCGCTGGGCCTGGTGCTGCGGCTGCAGCGCAGCTCGCTGGTCGGCTGGTTCCTGGGCGCGGTGGTTGCGGGGCTCTTCTTCGGTTCGGTTGCCAAGGCCATGACCTCGGTGCTGGACCCCAACAACCCGTTCGCGAAGTCCTTCGTGGGCGCCGGGCACGACATGCTTGACGGGGTGATGGGCATCTTCGTGCTCTTCAACGGGCTGCTGGCCGGGGCATTCGCAGTCCAGGCGCTGGCCGGGGCACGCAGCGAGGAGGAAAGCGGGCGGCTGGAGAGCCAGTTGGCCGGATCGCTCTCACGCTTCAGCTGGCTGTGGGCGCACGTCCTGGTGGCAGGGGTCGGCTCCGCGGCGATGCTGCTGGTCGGCGGCTACCTCACCGGGGTCTCGTCCCAGGGAGCCTCCACTGGCGGGGCCATGGCCGCCGCCTCGTTCGCCTACTGGCCGGCGGTGCTGCTGATGCTCGGGGTGCTGCTCTTCTGCCAGGGGTTCATCCCGCGGCCCAGCACCGGCATCGCGTGGGCCGTCTACGGGCTCTCGGTCATGGCCGCGATGTTCGGCGGATTGTTTTCCCTGTCCGAGGACGTCATCAAGGCAACCCCGTTCGGCGCGGTCCCGCGGCTCCCGGCCGAGGACTTCGCCCTGCTGCCCCTGGTGGTCCTGGGTGTCGTCGCCCTGGTGCTGGCCACGATCGGGTTCTGGCGCTTCCGGGCCAGGGACCTGATGCCCGAATAG
- a CDS encoding ABC transporter ATP-binding protein: protein MSTNTRAISVTDLHKHFGRTAALDGLDLQVEAGEVAGFLGPNGSGKSTTIRILLGLLRADSGSVLLLGGDPWDDAVQLHRRIAYVPGEVALWPNLTGGQAIGILAALRGGVDAAKRDELLERFDLDPTKKARSYSKGNRQKVALVAALASDAELLLLDEPTSGLDPLMEQVFTACIREVKAEGRSVLLSSHIFAEVEKLCDTVTIIREGQTVEAGRLVALRHLHRTTVSVLLAGNTSALASVPGINDLVLDGPKATFTVGEEDLGDVLEALSMYSPRSLVSTPPSLEDLFLRHYGGLPLQPAATKPGRHAHAAAGGAR, encoded by the coding sequence ATGTCCACCAACACCCGGGCCATCTCGGTGACCGACCTGCACAAGCACTTCGGGCGCACCGCGGCCCTGGACGGACTGGATCTGCAGGTCGAGGCAGGAGAGGTCGCCGGCTTCCTCGGGCCCAACGGTTCGGGCAAATCGACCACCATCCGCATCCTGCTCGGGTTGCTGCGAGCCGACTCGGGCAGCGTGTTGCTGCTTGGCGGGGACCCGTGGGACGACGCCGTTCAGCTGCACCGGCGCATCGCCTACGTCCCGGGCGAGGTGGCCCTGTGGCCCAACCTCACCGGCGGCCAGGCCATCGGCATCCTGGCGGCCCTGCGCGGGGGAGTGGACGCCGCCAAGCGCGACGAACTGCTCGAACGCTTCGACCTGGACCCCACCAAGAAGGCCCGCAGCTACTCCAAGGGCAACCGGCAGAAGGTCGCCCTGGTCGCGGCCCTGGCCTCCGATGCCGAGCTGCTGCTGCTGGACGAGCCGACATCCGGCCTTGACCCGCTGATGGAACAGGTCTTCACCGCCTGCATCCGCGAGGTGAAGGCGGAGGGCCGCAGCGTGCTGCTCTCCAGCCACATCTTCGCCGAGGTCGAAAAGCTCTGCGACACCGTCACCATCATCCGCGAGGGCCAGACCGTGGAGGCCGGGCGCCTCGTTGCGCTGCGCCACCTGCACCGCACCACCGTCTCGGTGCTGCTGGCCGGAAACACCTCCGCGCTTGCCTCGGTCCCGGGCATCAACGACCTGGTCCTCGACGGGCCCAAGGCCACCTTCACCGTCGGCGAGGAAGACCTGGGGGACGTGCTCGAGGCGCTTTCCATGTACTCGCCCCGTTCCCTGGTCTCGACCCCGCCGTCGCTCGAGGACCTGTTCCTGCGCCACTACGGCGGACTGCCGCTTCAGCCGGCGGCCACCAAGCCCGGGCGCCACGCCCACGCAGCAGCGGGCGGCGCGCGATGA
- a CDS encoding SdpI family protein, with the protein MELVGVLPFMIGLGLITLMARVLAPMMRDRKLPRNDRIGIKTRHTRANDTAWIEGHHAAAPHLVRAGRAGQLFLLAAALTCLPGWFAVAFALTGAGYLVAAAFLVLSGREANRVARTLANEAETTP; encoded by the coding sequence ATGGAATTGGTGGGAGTGCTTCCCTTCATGATCGGGCTCGGGCTCATCACCCTCATGGCCCGGGTCTTGGCCCCGATGATGAGGGACCGGAAGCTGCCGCGCAACGACCGGATCGGCATCAAGACCCGCCACACCCGGGCCAACGACACGGCCTGGATCGAGGGCCACCACGCCGCGGCACCGCATCTGGTGCGGGCGGGCCGCGCAGGCCAGCTGTTCCTCCTGGCTGCCGCGCTGACCTGCCTCCCCGGGTGGTTCGCCGTGGCCTTCGCGCTCACCGGTGCCGGTTACCTGGTCGCTGCGGCCTTCCTGGTGCTCTCCGGGCGGGAAGCCAACCGCGTCGCCAGGACCTTGGCCAACGAGGCCGAAACCACACCCTGA